In a genomic window of Argonema galeatum A003/A1:
- the moeB gene encoding molybdopterin-synthase adenylyltransferase MoeB: MLNPNLDEIQLSKEEYERYSRHLILPEVGLEGQKRLKAASVLCIGTGGLGSPLLLYLAAAGVGRIGIVDFDVVDSSNLQRQVIHGTSWVGKPKIESAKNRILEINPNCQIDLYETRISSENALDIIKPYDIVVDGTDNFPTRYLVNDACVLLNKPNVYGSIFRFEGQATVFNYEGGPNYRDLYPEPPPPGMVPSCAEGGVLGILPGIIGVIQATETVKIILGKGTTLSGRLVLFNALEMKFRELKLRPNPIRPVIEKLIDYEQFCGITQANAEERQRQMEMQEMTVLELKQLLDSGVDDFLLLDVRNPNEYEIAKIPGSVLVPLPDIESGNGIEKVKELLNGHRLIAHCKMGGRSAKALGILKEAGIVGTNVKGGITAWSREVDASVPEY; the protein is encoded by the coding sequence ATGCTCAATCCCAATCTGGATGAAATCCAGTTATCCAAAGAAGAATACGAACGCTACTCCCGTCACCTAATTTTACCAGAAGTAGGACTGGAAGGGCAAAAACGCCTCAAAGCTGCCAGCGTCCTCTGCATCGGTACGGGTGGACTGGGTTCTCCACTGCTACTGTACCTCGCAGCGGCGGGTGTAGGACGCATCGGTATTGTGGATTTCGATGTTGTCGATAGTTCCAACCTGCAACGCCAAGTCATCCACGGCACATCTTGGGTAGGTAAACCCAAAATTGAATCTGCCAAAAACCGAATTCTGGAAATCAACCCGAATTGCCAGATAGACTTGTACGAAACCCGGATAAGTTCAGAAAACGCTCTCGACATCATTAAACCTTATGACATTGTAGTGGATGGTACAGACAACTTCCCCACCCGCTACCTCGTAAACGATGCCTGCGTTTTGCTGAATAAGCCTAACGTCTACGGTTCCATCTTCCGGTTTGAAGGACAAGCTACCGTCTTTAACTACGAAGGTGGCCCTAATTACCGCGACTTGTACCCGGAACCGCCGCCGCCGGGGATGGTTCCCTCTTGTGCGGAAGGTGGCGTATTGGGTATTTTGCCGGGAATTATTGGTGTGATCCAAGCAACGGAAACCGTCAAAATTATATTAGGAAAAGGCACAACTCTCAGCGGTAGACTGGTGCTTTTCAACGCGCTGGAAATGAAGTTTCGGGAATTGAAACTGCGACCAAATCCTATCCGTCCGGTGATTGAAAAGTTGATAGACTACGAACAATTCTGCGGTATTACCCAAGCAAATGCAGAGGAGCGTCAACGCCAGATGGAAATGCAAGAAATGACTGTGCTAGAATTGAAGCAGCTGCTTGATAGTGGTGTTGATGATTTTCTACTGCTTGATGTTCGCAATCCGAATGAGTACGAAATTGCTAAGATTCCCGGTTCTGTTTTAGTGCCATTACCGGATATCGAAAGTGGTAATGGTATTGAGAAGGTTAAAGAATTGCTCAACGGTCATCGCTTGATTGCACATTGTAAGATGGGCGGTCGATCGGCTAAGGCGCTGGGCATTTTGAAGGAAGCTGGAATTGTTGGTACGAATGTGAAAGGCGGTATTACTGCTTGGAGTCGCGAAGTCGATGCTTCGGTTCCTGAGTATTAA
- a CDS encoding M67 family metallopeptidase: MTIKLQSHHLQAIRTHAESTYPEECCGIIVGHLGDDSKTVVEIWATENAWSAEVAEEFPGSKRRRYAIAPRDMLKAQREARDRAMNIIGIYHSHPDHPAIPSEMDRAIAWPVYSYIIVSVPQSKAGELQSWCLDDSHQFQPEEIITEI; encoded by the coding sequence GTGACTATCAAACTCCAATCTCACCATCTGCAAGCTATCCGCACTCACGCCGAAAGCACGTATCCCGAAGAGTGCTGCGGCATCATAGTAGGACATTTGGGCGATGATAGCAAAACTGTGGTGGAAATTTGGGCAACCGAGAATGCCTGGAGTGCTGAAGTGGCGGAGGAGTTTCCGGGGAGTAAAAGGCGGCGATATGCGATCGCACCTCGTGATATGCTAAAAGCACAGCGAGAAGCACGCGATCGGGCCATGAATATCATCGGCATCTACCATTCGCACCCAGATCATCCGGCGATTCCCTCAGAAATGGATCGTGCGATCGCATGGCCGGTGTATTCTTATATCATTGTCTCAGTGCCGCAAAGCAAAGCTGGGGAACTGCAAAGCTGGTGTCTAGACGACAGCCACCAGTTTCAGCCAGAGGAAATTATCACCGAAATTTAA
- a CDS encoding Uma2 family endonuclease: protein MFLTIKDLEELQSEHPDWQYELVDGKIVVMGPCDYTSDEIGSRLLIFLGMWLLPRNLGRLTGSSAGFILPNSNLRAPDVSFVRAAKLKRSQRNFVELVPDLMVEIKSKTDRIKPIEEKIDLFLRLGTDVGILIDPDKLTVTVYRLNAQPQVLGDGDILTIPELFPGWELPIAELWPPIFE from the coding sequence ATGTTTCTAACTATCAAAGACTTAGAAGAACTACAATCTGAGCATCCAGACTGGCAATACGAGTTAGTGGATGGGAAAATTGTAGTTATGGGGCCATGCGATTACACATCAGACGAAATTGGTTCTCGGTTACTAATTTTCTTAGGTATGTGGTTACTACCACGCAATCTAGGTCGCCTGACTGGTTCTAGTGCTGGCTTTATCTTACCTAACTCAAACTTACGTGCGCCAGATGTTTCTTTTGTCCGCGCCGCAAAACTCAAGCGCAGTCAGCGAAATTTTGTTGAGTTAGTCCCCGACTTGATGGTAGAAATTAAGTCTAAAACCGATCGCATTAAGCCCATCGAAGAGAAAATTGACTTATTCCTTAGACTGGGAACAGATGTGGGGATTTTGATCGACCCCGATAAGCTGACTGTAACAGTTTATCGTCTGAACGCTCAACCCCAAGTACTCGGAGATGGCGATATACTCACAATACCAGAGTTGTTCCCCGGTTGGGAATTGCCAATTGCCGAACTTTGGCCTCCTATATTCGAGTAA
- a CDS encoding four helix bundle protein, whose translation MRDFRELPEWEKAHELTVAVYETTSEFPEKEMLGLTQQIRLASAAVPIKIAQGCARDDKGEQVSLLEVAADSAIELEYYLLLSYELELINISEYDRLISGVVEVKEKLESLIERLKTNS comes from the coding sequence ATGAGAGACTTCAGAGAATTACCGGAATGGGAAAAAGCGCACGAACTGACAGTAGCGGTTTATGAAACGACCAGCGAGTTTCCCGAAAAGGAGATGCTTGGGTTAACGCAACAGATTCGTTTAGCTAGTGCTGCCGTCCCCATCAAAATCGCGCAGGGATGCGCCAGAGATGACAAAGGGGAACAAGTGAGTTTACTTGAAGTGGCAGCAGATTCAGCAATTGAGTTGGAATATTACTTGTTACTCAGTTATGAATTAGAGTTAATAAATATCTCTGAATACGATCGCCTGATCAGCGGAGTAGTGGAAGTGAAAGAAAAGCTGGAATCTTTAATCGAAAGGCTGAAAACTAATTCCTGA